One window of the Pseudomonas sp. S04 genome contains the following:
- a CDS encoding ABC transporter ATP-binding protein, translating into MTQALIELTDLGFHWPGHPPLLDIPAFRLEAGETLFLKGPSGSGKTTLLGLLGGVQKPNRGSIRLLGQELTDLSAGARDRFRVDHTGYIFQQFNLLPFLSVRENVELPCHFSSVRANRAIQRHGSVDSAAATLLAHLGLKDPGLLGRRADSLSIGQQQRVAAARALIGQPELVIADEPTSALDYDAREAFIRLLFAECREAGSSLLFVSHDQSLAPLFDRHLSLAELNRAATPAEV; encoded by the coding sequence ATGACCCAAGCACTCATCGAACTGACCGACCTGGGCTTCCATTGGCCCGGTCACCCGCCCTTGCTGGACATCCCGGCGTTTCGCCTGGAGGCCGGTGAAACCCTGTTTCTCAAAGGCCCCAGTGGCAGCGGCAAGACCACCCTGCTGGGCCTGCTCGGCGGCGTGCAGAAGCCCAATCGCGGCAGCATCCGTTTGCTCGGGCAGGAACTGACGGACCTCTCGGCCGGTGCCCGGGATCGTTTTCGGGTCGACCACACGGGCTACATCTTCCAGCAGTTCAACCTGCTGCCGTTTCTCTCGGTGCGCGAAAACGTCGAGTTGCCCTGCCACTTCTCCAGCGTGCGCGCCAACCGCGCGATCCAGCGTCATGGCAGCGTCGACAGCGCCGCCGCGACGCTGCTGGCGCACCTGGGGCTCAAGGATCCAGGCCTGCTTGGTCGACGGGCCGACTCCCTGTCGATTGGCCAACAGCAACGCGTCGCCGCTGCCCGCGCACTGATCGGCCAGCCGGAATTGGTGATCGCCGACGAGCCGACCTCGGCCCTCGACTACGATGCCCGCGAGGCCTTCATCCGCCTGCTGTTCGCCGAATGCCGGGAAGCCGGTTCCAGCCTGTTGTTCGTCAGCCACGACCAGAGCCTGGCGCCGCTGTTCGATCGTCACCTGTCGCTGGCCGAACTCAATCGCGCCGCCACGCCCGCAGAGGTCTGA
- a CDS encoding ABC transporter permease — translation MYLFRLAMASLANRRFTAILTALAIALSVCLLLAVERVRTEARASFASTISGTDLIVGARSGSVNLLLYSVFRIGNATNNIRWDSFEHFANNPKVKWAIPISLGDSHRGYRVMGTTDAYFQHYQYGRQQHLQLASGRAFATDPFEVVLGAEVADALHYKLGDQLVLAHGVAVISLVKHDDKPFTVVGILKRTGTPVDRTLHISLGGMEAIHVDWHNGVPARGDGRISADQARNMDLTPQAITAFMLGLNSKIATFSLQREINEFRGEPMLAILPGVALQELWSLMGTAEKALFVVSLFVVLTGLIGMLTAILTSLNERRREMAILRSVGARPWHIATLLVLEAFALALSGVIAGLGLLYLCIALAQGYVQSNYGLFLPLSWPSEYEWTLLGGILLAALLMGSVPAWRAYRQSLADGLSIRL, via the coding sequence ATGTATCTGTTCCGTCTAGCCATGGCCAGCCTGGCTAACCGCCGCTTCACCGCCATCCTCACGGCCCTCGCCATCGCCCTGTCGGTCTGCCTGCTGCTGGCCGTGGAGCGCGTGCGCACCGAAGCCCGCGCCAGTTTCGCCAGCACCATCAGCGGCACGGACCTGATCGTCGGCGCCCGCTCCGGTTCGGTGAACCTGCTGCTGTACTCGGTGTTTCGTATCGGCAATGCCACCAACAACATCCGCTGGGACAGCTTCGAGCACTTCGCCAACAACCCCAAGGTGAAATGGGCAATCCCGATTTCCCTTGGCGACTCCCATCGCGGCTATCGGGTGATGGGCACCACTGACGCCTACTTCCAGCATTACCAATACGGGCGCCAGCAACACCTGCAACTGGCCAGCGGCCGGGCCTTTGCCACGGATCCGTTCGAGGTGGTACTGGGCGCGGAAGTGGCCGACGCGCTGCACTACAAACTCGGCGACCAACTGGTACTGGCCCACGGCGTGGCGGTGATCAGCCTGGTCAAGCATGACGACAAGCCCTTCACCGTGGTCGGCATCCTCAAGCGCACTGGCACCCCGGTGGACCGCACGCTGCACATCAGCCTCGGGGGCATGGAGGCGATCCATGTCGATTGGCACAACGGTGTACCGGCGCGTGGCGATGGCCGGATCAGCGCCGACCAGGCGCGCAACATGGACCTCACGCCCCAGGCCATCACTGCGTTCATGCTCGGCCTCAACAGCAAGATCGCGACTTTCTCCCTGCAACGCGAGATCAATGAATTTCGTGGCGAACCGATGCTGGCGATCCTGCCGGGCGTGGCCTTGCAGGAACTCTGGAGCCTGATGGGCACCGCTGAAAAAGCGCTGTTCGTGGTGTCGCTGTTCGTGGTGCTGACCGGCTTGATCGGCATGCTCACAGCGATCCTCACCAGCCTCAACGAACGCCGACGGGAAATGGCGATCCTGCGTTCGGTCGGCGCCAGGCCCTGGCATATCGCCACGCTGCTGGTGCTGGAGGCCTTTGCGCTGGCGCTGTCGGGGGTGATCGCCGGCCTCGGCCTGCTGTACCTGTGCATCGCCCTGGCGCAAGGTTACGTGCAGTCCAACTACGGCCTGTTTCTGCCGTTGTCCTGGCCAAGCGAGTATGAATGGACGCTGCTCGGTGGCATCCTGCTTGCCGCGCTGCTGATGGGCAGCGTGCCTGCCTGGCGGGCCTACCGGCAATCGCTGGCCGACGGTCTGTCGATCCGTTTATGA
- a CDS encoding DUF3299 domain-containing protein, translated as MPRALLALLMLVALPLWAAEPRDLTWSEMIPPDAPAEVPNMKPLHDLSQMSDALSAESAPAARQDLPNAPVVQNLDGQAIRLPGYIVPLEVNEAGRTTEFLLVPYFGACIHVPPPPSNQIVHVRSEIGVKLEELYQPYWIEGAMQVKASTSELADAGYQMDAQKIYVYELQE; from the coding sequence ATGCCCCGCGCTCTGCTTGCGCTGTTGATGCTGGTCGCCCTGCCCCTGTGGGCGGCCGAACCCAGGGACCTGACCTGGTCGGAGATGATTCCGCCGGACGCGCCCGCCGAAGTGCCGAACATGAAGCCGCTGCACGACCTGTCGCAGATGAGCGACGCCTTGTCGGCCGAGTCGGCGCCGGCCGCCCGGCAGGACCTGCCCAACGCGCCGGTGGTGCAGAACCTCGACGGCCAGGCCATTCGGTTGCCCGGCTACATCGTGCCGCTGGAGGTCAATGAGGCAGGACGCACCACCGAGTTTTTGCTGGTGCCGTATTTCGGCGCCTGCATCCACGTGCCCCCGCCGCCGTCGAACCAGATCGTGCATGTCCGGAGCGAGATCGGGGTCAAGCTCGAAGAGTTGTACCAGCCGTACTGGATTGAAGGCGCAATGCAGGTCAAAGCCTCCACCAGCGAACTGGCGGATGCCGGATACCAGATGGATGCCCAGAAGATCTACGTGTACGAATTGCAGGAGTGA
- a CDS encoding OmpW/AlkL family protein, whose protein sequence is MHKSLLSASLIAFALAAPSAQAHEAGDIIVRAGAITVNPKADSSSVKVDRGPLAGTDLGGKATMSSDTQLGLNFAYMITNNLGIELLAATPFEHDVKLKGTALPAANGKLGSLKHLPPTLSLVYYPLDHKSVFQPYVGAGINYTWIYDEHVGSQASANGFDNFRAKNTWGVAWQVGADYMLTDNIMINGQVRYIDIDTTGYVDNNAVAPGTRAKVDIDVDPWVYMVGLGYKF, encoded by the coding sequence ATGCACAAGTCATTGCTTAGCGCTTCCCTCATTGCATTCGCGCTTGCAGCCCCGTCCGCCCAAGCCCACGAAGCCGGCGACATCATCGTCCGGGCGGGTGCCATCACCGTTAATCCGAAGGCCGACAGCTCCAGCGTCAAGGTCGATCGCGGCCCGCTGGCGGGTACCGACCTGGGCGGCAAGGCGACAATGAGCAGCGACACGCAATTGGGCCTGAACTTCGCGTACATGATCACCAACAACCTGGGGATCGAACTGCTGGCGGCAACGCCGTTCGAGCATGACGTCAAACTCAAAGGCACCGCACTCCCTGCGGCCAACGGCAAGCTCGGCTCCTTGAAGCACCTGCCGCCGACCCTGAGCCTGGTGTACTACCCGCTGGATCACAAATCGGTGTTCCAACCCTACGTGGGCGCGGGCATCAACTACACCTGGATCTATGACGAACACGTCGGCAGCCAGGCCAGCGCCAACGGCTTCGACAACTTCCGGGCGAAAAACACCTGGGGCGTGGCATGGCAGGTCGGTGCCGACTACATGCTGACCGACAACATCATGATCAACGGCCAGGTGCGCTACATCGACATCGACACCACCGGTTATGTGGATAACAACGCTGTCGCCCCAGGCACCCGCGCCAAGGTCGACATCGATGTGGACCCATGGGTCTACATGGTTGGCCTGGGCTACAAGTTCTAA
- a CDS encoding NAD-dependent epimerase/dehydratase family protein, whose product MAEGPVLITGGAGFIGSHLADALLAKGYSVRVLDDLSTGKRSNLQLDDPRIELIEGDVADAALVAKVMVGCCAVAHLAAVASVQASVDDPVRTHQSNFIGTLNVCEAMRQAGVKRVLFASSAAIYGNNGEGQSIDEDTAKAPLTPYASDKLAGEYYLDFYRRQHGLEPAVFRFFNIFGPRQDPSSPYSGVISIFSERAVKGLPITVFGDGEQTRDFVYVEDLVDLLVQAIEAPTLEVGAVNVGWNQATTLKQMLQALREVVGDLPPITYGPARSGDIRHSRANNQRLLQRFTFPEQTPMNVGLARLLGR is encoded by the coding sequence ATGGCTGAAGGCCCTGTATTAATCACCGGCGGTGCCGGTTTCATTGGCTCGCACCTCGCCGACGCCTTGCTTGCCAAGGGCTACTCGGTGCGTGTGCTCGATGACCTGTCCACCGGCAAGCGCAGCAACCTGCAACTGGACGATCCACGTATCGAGTTGATCGAAGGCGACGTCGCCGATGCTGCCCTGGTGGCCAAGGTGATGGTCGGTTGTTGTGCCGTGGCGCACCTGGCTGCCGTGGCTTCCGTGCAGGCCTCGGTGGACGATCCGGTGCGTACGCACCAGAGCAATTTCATTGGCACCCTGAACGTCTGTGAAGCCATGCGCCAGGCTGGGGTCAAGCGTGTGCTGTTTGCCTCGAGCGCGGCGATCTATGGCAACAATGGCGAAGGTCAGTCGATCGACGAAGACACCGCCAAGGCGCCGCTCACGCCCTACGCTTCGGACAAGCTGGCGGGTGAGTACTACCTCGATTTCTACCGCCGCCAGCATGGCCTGGAGCCCGCGGTGTTTCGCTTCTTCAACATCTTCGGCCCGCGCCAGGATCCGTCGTCGCCGTACTCCGGGGTGATCAGCATTTTCAGCGAGCGCGCGGTCAAGGGGCTGCCGATCACCGTGTTCGGCGATGGCGAGCAGACTCGTGATTTTGTCTATGTCGAAGACTTGGTAGACCTGCTGGTGCAGGCTATCGAAGCGCCTACGCTGGAAGTCGGTGCGGTCAACGTCGGCTGGAACCAGGCCACCACCCTCAAGCAAATGCTCCAGGCGTTGCGCGAAGTGGTCGGCGACTTGCCGCCGATCACCTACGGCCCGGCCCGTTCGGGCGATATCCGCCATTCGCGGGCGAACAACCAGCGCCTGCTGCAGCGCTTCACCTTCCCCGAGCAAACGCCAATGAACGTCGGTCTGGCCCGCCTGCTGGGTCGCTAG
- a CDS encoding sugar nucleotide-binding protein: protein MRMRLMLLGGGNALGQALIRLGAEEDIGFLAPRPPQDGWDAASLTQLLDDTRPDALINLAYYFDWFQAEQVPEARLAGQERAVERLAELCQHHNIVLLQPSSYRVFDGSRATAYSEKDEPVPLGLRGQALWRIEQSVRATCPQHVMLRFGWLLDDSADGALGRFLARAEQPEELLMADDRRGNPTPVDDAARVIISVLKQLDCAAPLWGTYHYAGHEATTPLALGQAILTEARSLHPLAIEAPTAQAHAARPDAAEEPQHAVLACKKILHTFGIKPRAWRAALPGLLDRFYRHG, encoded by the coding sequence ATGCGAATGCGCCTTATGTTACTGGGTGGCGGAAATGCCCTTGGGCAGGCGCTGATTCGCCTCGGTGCGGAGGAAGACATCGGTTTCCTCGCCCCCCGTCCACCGCAAGACGGCTGGGATGCCGCGAGCCTGACCCAACTGCTCGACGACACTCGCCCGGACGCGCTGATCAACCTCGCCTACTACTTCGACTGGTTCCAGGCCGAGCAGGTGCCCGAGGCGCGCCTGGCCGGGCAGGAACGAGCAGTCGAGCGCCTGGCGGAATTGTGCCAGCACCACAACATCGTCCTGCTCCAGCCTTCCAGCTATCGAGTGTTCGATGGCTCGCGGGCTACTGCCTACAGTGAAAAGGACGAGCCGGTGCCACTGGGCCTGCGTGGCCAGGCGTTGTGGCGCATCGAGCAGAGCGTGCGCGCAACCTGCCCGCAACACGTGATGCTGCGGTTTGGCTGGTTGCTCGATGACAGTGCCGACGGCGCGCTGGGGCGTTTCCTGGCACGTGCCGAACAGCCTGAAGAGCTGCTGATGGCCGACGACCGGCGGGGCAACCCAACCCCGGTGGACGATGCTGCACGGGTGATCATTTCGGTGCTCAAGCAACTCGATTGCGCGGCGCCGCTGTGGGGCACCTATCACTACGCCGGACACGAGGCGACCACGCCGCTGGCGCTGGGCCAGGCCATTTTGACCGAGGCCCGCAGCCTGCATCCGCTGGCCATCGAAGCACCGACTGCGCAGGCCCATGCCGCGCGCCCGGATGCCGCCGAAGAACCGCAACACGCGGTCCTGGCCTGCAAGAAAATTCTGCACACCTTCGGGATCAAGCCGCGCGCCTGGCGTGCCGCGCTCCCGGGCTTACTGGATAGGTTTTATCGTCATGGCTGA
- a CDS encoding DEAD/DEAH box helicase — protein sequence MNLPESANSVLDGFHPAVSAWFSSTFATVTAAQARAWPLIRQRRSTLIAAPTGSGKTLTAFLAVIDDLVRQGLALGGELPDETRVVYVSPLKALSNDIQLNLQTPLAGITAQLQQQGLPELQISTAVRTGDTPQKERTAMRKSAPHILVTTPESLYVLLGSDSGRRMLASTRTVIVDEIHAMAASKRGSHLALSLERLQALCREPLLRIGLSATQKPIDAVSRFLVGTGRPCDIVDIGHARPRDLDIEVPPVPLSAVMANDVWELVYERIATLAREHRTTLVFVNTRRLAERLSRHLSERLGKHAVAAHHGSLAKEFRLDAEQRLKRGELQVLIATASLELGIDIGDVELVCQIASPRSIAGFLQRVGRSGHQVGGTPKGRLFATTRDDLIECAALLDCVRRGELDSLLIPVAPLDVLAQQIIAEVSCQEWPEQALFDTLRRASPYAALDQAHYQAVLKMLAEGYNGRQGIRSAYLHRDAVSGSLRGRRGARLTAVTSGGTIPDNADYSVLLEPQGLNIGSVNEDFAVESIAGDVFQLGNSSYRILRVETGKVRVEDAQGQPPTIPFWLGEAPGRSAELSYAVARLHAQLDQLLGATPGDLQPSLAWLTATLGLNLACAEQLVDYLAPARLALGALPSQDTLLMERFFDESGGTQLIIHTPFGSRINRAWGLALRKRFCRTFNFELQAAASEDAIVLSLSTSHSFELQDVWRYLHSNSAEQILVQAVLDAPLFGVRWRWNAGVALALPRYSGGRKVAPQIQRMKSEDLIASVFPDQIACLENLAGEREIPDHPLVEQTLDDCLHEAMDCNGWLALLRRMEQGELRLISRDLPAPSPLAAEILNARPYTFLDDAPLEERRTQAVLSRRWSDPQATDDLGALDPQAIESVREEAWPQPASVDEMHEALMSLGAITDNEVQQNDRWLPWLRELAEQGRASRLAIDAEHGLWLALERLSCLQGVYPQALLQPPLHPLPGFDQLWAPDEALVELLRARLSAFGPLPLSEIAAALGLMPLLVEQGLAQLERDGYVLRGRFSPGATQEQWCERHLLARIHRYTVKRLRREIEPVALQDFMRFLFDWQHLSATTQGQGNAMLSVIVAQFEGYPAAASAWDSDLLPARLKGYSATWLDELCRSGKLVWTRLSARHKTASVALRSTPIVLLPRAQAALWSSLTEQAQVEDLSPKTQKVHQALSQHGALFFDELLHEAHLLRSELEIALQELVGAGLVNADSFAGLRALITPASKRQARSSRRGRGPLVGGMDDAGRWALLRRTAAPVSDAPRGTPAGTLEHIAMILLRRYGVVFWRLLSREADWLPSWRELLRTFHRLEARGEIRGGRFVSGLAGEQFALPEAIPLLREVRRRPHDGSLVSVCGVDPLNLVGTLLPGQKVPALASNRLVYRDGLPAAAEIAGVQHFWLQLDPQQRSALQQKLTQYRLAPVADPGLPSA from the coding sequence ATGAATCTCCCCGAGTCCGCCAACAGCGTCCTCGACGGCTTTCACCCCGCCGTCAGCGCCTGGTTCAGCAGCACCTTCGCGACGGTCACTGCCGCCCAGGCGCGCGCGTGGCCCTTGATCCGCCAGCGCCGCTCGACCCTGATTGCCGCGCCCACCGGCTCCGGCAAGACCCTCACCGCGTTTCTGGCGGTCATCGACGACCTGGTCCGGCAAGGCCTGGCCCTGGGCGGCGAGTTGCCTGACGAAACCCGGGTGGTCTACGTCTCGCCCCTCAAGGCGCTGTCCAACGACATCCAGCTCAACCTGCAGACCCCGCTGGCCGGCATCACTGCGCAACTGCAACAGCAGGGACTGCCCGAATTGCAGATCAGCACCGCGGTGCGCACCGGCGATACCCCGCAAAAGGAGCGCACGGCGATGCGTAAAAGCGCGCCGCACATTCTGGTGACCACCCCGGAATCGCTCTACGTGCTGCTCGGCTCCGACTCGGGCCGACGAATGCTCGCCAGCACCCGCACGGTGATCGTCGATGAAATCCACGCCATGGCCGCCAGCAAGCGCGGCAGCCACCTGGCCCTGAGCCTGGAGCGCTTGCAGGCGTTGTGCCGCGAGCCGCTGCTGCGCATCGGCCTGTCTGCCACGCAAAAGCCCATCGACGCGGTGTCGCGGTTCCTGGTGGGCACTGGACGCCCCTGTGACATCGTCGACATCGGCCACGCCCGCCCCCGGGACCTGGACATCGAAGTGCCGCCCGTGCCGTTGTCGGCAGTGATGGCCAACGATGTCTGGGAGCTGGTCTATGAGCGCATCGCCACCCTCGCCCGCGAGCACCGCACCACCCTGGTCTTCGTCAACACCCGGCGCCTGGCCGAACGCTTGAGCCGCCACCTCAGCGAACGCCTGGGCAAGCACGCGGTGGCCGCGCACCACGGCAGCCTGGCCAAGGAGTTTCGCCTGGATGCCGAGCAACGACTCAAGCGCGGCGAGCTGCAGGTGCTGATCGCCACTGCGTCGCTGGAACTGGGGATCGACATCGGCGACGTCGAACTGGTCTGCCAGATCGCCTCGCCGCGTTCGATTGCCGGGTTCCTGCAACGGGTCGGCCGCTCCGGGCACCAGGTTGGCGGCACGCCCAAGGGGCGCCTGTTCGCCACCACCCGCGACGACCTGATCGAATGCGCCGCCCTGCTCGACTGCGTGCGCCGAGGCGAGCTCGATAGCCTGCTGATCCCCGTCGCGCCGCTGGACGTACTCGCCCAGCAGATCATCGCCGAAGTCAGTTGCCAGGAATGGCCGGAGCAGGCGCTGTTCGACACCCTGCGCCGCGCCTCGCCCTACGCCGCGCTGGACCAGGCGCATTACCAGGCCGTGCTGAAGATGCTTGCCGAAGGCTACAACGGCCGCCAAGGCATCCGCAGTGCGTACCTGCACCGCGACGCCGTCAGCGGTTCCTTGCGCGGCCGCCGCGGGGCCCGGCTGACCGCCGTGACCAGCGGCGGGACGATTCCCGACAACGCCGACTACAGCGTGTTGCTGGAGCCCCAGGGGCTGAACATCGGCAGCGTCAACGAAGACTTCGCGGTGGAGAGTATCGCCGGCGATGTCTTCCAATTGGGCAACAGCTCCTACCGGATCCTGCGGGTCGAAACCGGCAAGGTGCGGGTCGAGGACGCCCAGGGCCAGCCGCCCACCATCCCGTTCTGGCTGGGCGAAGCACCGGGGCGCAGCGCCGAGTTGTCCTACGCCGTGGCGCGCCTGCACGCCCAGCTCGACCAACTGCTGGGCGCCACGCCCGGCGACTTGCAACCGAGCCTGGCCTGGCTGACCGCGACCCTTGGCCTGAACCTGGCCTGCGCCGAACAACTGGTGGACTACCTGGCCCCCGCGCGCCTGGCCCTCGGCGCCCTGCCGTCCCAGGACACGCTGCTGATGGAGCGCTTTTTCGATGAGTCCGGCGGCACCCAACTGATCATCCACACGCCCTTCGGCAGCCGCATCAACCGCGCCTGGGGCCTGGCCTTGCGCAAGCGCTTCTGCCGCACCTTCAACTTCGAATTGCAGGCCGCCGCCAGCGAGGACGCCATCGTCCTGTCGCTGTCCACCAGCCACAGTTTTGAACTGCAGGACGTCTGGCGTTACCTGCACAGCAACAGCGCCGAGCAGATCCTCGTCCAGGCAGTGCTCGACGCCCCGCTGTTCGGCGTGCGCTGGCGCTGGAATGCCGGCGTGGCCCTGGCGCTGCCGCGCTACAGCGGTGGCCGCAAGGTGGCGCCGCAGATCCAGCGGATGAAAAGTGAAGACTTGATCGCCAGCGTGTTTCCCGACCAGATCGCCTGCCTGGAAAACCTCGCCGGTGAACGGGAAATTCCCGATCACCCACTGGTAGAGCAAACCCTCGACGACTGCCTGCACGAAGCCATGGACTGCAACGGCTGGCTGGCCTTGTTGCGGCGCATGGAGCAGGGCGAACTGCGGTTGATCAGTCGCGACCTGCCCGCCCCTTCGCCCCTGGCGGCGGAAATCCTCAACGCCCGACCCTACACTTTTCTTGACGATGCGCCTCTGGAGGAACGTCGCACGCAAGCGGTGCTCAGCCGCCGCTGGAGCGATCCGCAGGCGACCGATGACCTCGGCGCCCTGGACCCGCAAGCGATCGAGTCGGTGCGCGAAGAGGCCTGGCCGCAACCCGCCAGCGTCGATGAAATGCATGAGGCGCTGATGAGCCTGGGAGCCATCACTGACAACGAGGTGCAGCAGAACGATCGATGGCTGCCGTGGCTACGGGAGCTGGCCGAGCAAGGCCGCGCCAGCCGCCTGGCCATCGATGCCGAACATGGCCTGTGGCTGGCGCTGGAGCGCCTGAGCTGCCTGCAAGGAGTTTATCCACAGGCGCTGCTGCAACCGCCGCTCCATCCGCTACCCGGCTTTGACCAGCTGTGGGCACCTGATGAGGCGCTGGTGGAGCTGCTCCGCGCCCGGCTCAGCGCCTTCGGCCCACTGCCCCTGAGTGAGATTGCCGCCGCCCTGGGGCTGATGCCGCTGTTGGTCGAGCAAGGCCTGGCCCAACTGGAGCGCGACGGTTACGTATTGCGTGGGCGCTTCAGCCCAGGCGCGACGCAGGAACAGTGGTGCGAGCGGCATTTACTGGCGCGGATCCATCGCTACACGGTCAAGCGCCTGCGCCGGGAAATCGAACCGGTGGCCCTGCAGGACTTCATGCGATTTCTGTTTGACTGGCAGCACCTGTCCGCGACAACCCAAGGCCAGGGTAACGCCATGTTGTCGGTGATCGTCGCGCAGTTCGAAGGCTACCCGGCGGCGGCTTCGGCCTGGGACAGTGATCTGTTGCCGGCGCGACTCAAAGGCTACTCGGCCACCTGGCTGGATGAACTGTGCCGCAGCGGCAAGCTGGTCTGGACGCGCTTGAGTGCGCGCCACAAGACCGCCAGCGTGGCCCTGCGCAGCACACCGATCGTGTTGTTGCCCAGGGCGCAAGCGGCACTCTGGAGCAGCTTGACCGAACAGGCACAGGTCGAGGATTTGTCGCCCAAGACCCAGAAAGTCCATCAGGCCCTGAGCCAACACGGCGCGCTGTTTTTTGATGAGTTGCTGCACGAGGCGCACCTGCTGCGCAGTGAACTGGAGATCGCCTTGCAGGAGTTGGTCGGCGCCGGCCTGGTGAATGCCGACAGCTTCGCCGGCCTGCGCGCACTGATCACCCCGGCGAGCAAACGCCAGGCCCGCAGCAGCCGACGCGGGCGCGGGCCCCTGGTCGGTGGGATGGACGATGCCGGACGCTGGGCCCTGCTGCGTCGCACAGCCGCCCCCGTCAGCGATGCCCCGCGCGGCACACCCGCAGGCACCCTTGAACACATCGCCATGATCTTGCTGCGCCGCTACGGCGTGGTGTTCTGGCGCTTGCTTTCGCGCGAAGCGGACTGGCTGCCCAGTTGGCGGGAATTGCTGCGCACCTTTCATCGCCTGGAGGCACGCGGGGAGATCCGCGGCGGACGTTTTGTCAGTGGCCTGGCCGGCGAGCAGTTCGCCCTGCCCGAAGCCATCCCGCTGCTGCGCGAAGTGCGCCGCCGCCCCCATGACGGCAGCCTGGTCAGCGTCTGTGGGGTTGATCCGCTGAACCTGGTCGGCACCTTGCTGCCGGGGCAGAAAGTCCCGGCCCTGGCCAGCAATCGACTGGTGTACCGCGACGGCTTGCCGGCGGCGGCCGAGATCGCCGGCGTGCAGCATTTCTGGCTGCAACTGGACCCGCAACAACGCAGCGCGCTGCAGCAGAAGCTGACCCAGTACCGGCTCGCGCCAGTCGCCGACCCTGGTCTGCCGAGCGCTTAA